One Rhododendron vialii isolate Sample 1 chromosome 2a, ASM3025357v1 genomic region harbors:
- the LOC131316752 gene encoding putative F-box/kelch-repeat protein At1g61540 isoform X2: MQMNAADGGDWKEGLVVSGKRSKSDGKEGLVGFGKRCRSSRSSYDLQEELDKCPCLFGYPSSDGPVLYCFNLDEKSQSKRNFCRRCCADIFGEDKAAEDKPPELVGMRLLTSPPSNKSGLTPDCSMTVAVGGSVVYALGGSSEDSEKEGRWLYSNKVFYFDTNHPRKGWIQGPDMLNKRHGGKAVDVEGKIYVFGGVDYKNKDKKKARHPWAEFLDPKKNEWEPIPPPPKRFGMHKSDLCITPVLYGGGPRDGKKILLGCCSYIYHVNARCWEEFRPKRSLNFSSNLTAVGNFLYWTFRGIFYTFDMKTEKFDWGTIEGYPMTKYQADLLLPEPALLHLGGSHFCFLTLKDLPGDPIKVRCSKFRVSHQGGFKASIVCRETFIIPHPLTVYSSCAFVIVELR; this comes from the exons ATGCAGATGAACGCAGCGGACGGCGGCGACTGGAAGGAAGGCTTAGTCGTATCGGGGAAAAGGTCTAAATCCGACGGTAAGGAAGGCTTAGTCGGATTTGGGAAAAGATGTAGATCATCTAGGTCAAGCTACGATTTGCAGGAGGAGCTCGACAAATGTCCTTGCCTTTTCGGGTATCCTTCTAGCGACGGTCCAGTGTTGTACTGTTTCAACTTGGACGAGAAGAGCCAGAGCAAGAGAAACTTCTGCCGACGGTGCTGCGCCGATATCTTCGGAGAAGACAAAGCGGCGGAGGACAAGCCGCCTGAGCTTGTCGGGATGCGGCTGCTCACTTCTCCTCCGTCCAACAAGTCGGGACTGACTCCGGACTGTTCTATGACCGTCGCTGTCGGCGGCTCGGTTGTCTACGCACTTGGTGGTTCCTCTGAAGACTCTGAGAAGGAAGGCCGATGGCTGTACTCCAACAAGGTCTTCTATTTCGACACTAATCATCCGCGGAAGGGATGGATTCAAGGCCCTGATATGCTCAACAAGAGACATGGCGGTAAAGCTGTGGATGTTGAAGGTAAGATCTATGTTTTTGGTGGGgttgattataaaaataaggataaaaagaaGGCTCGACACCCGTGGGCGGAGTTTCTCGACCCCAAGAAAAACGAATGGGAGCCTATACCTCCACCCCCGAAGCGCTTTGGTATGCACAAGAGCGATTTATGCATAACCCCCGTCCTTTACGGCGGCGGTCCTAGAGATGGAAAGAAGATCCTGCTGGGTTGCTGCAGCTATATCTACCATGTCAACGCCCGATGTTGGGAGGAATTCCGACCCAAACGTTCCCTTAACTTCAGTTCCAATCTAACTGCTGTCGGCAACTTCCTGTACTGGACATTTAGGGGGATTTTCTACACCTTCGATATGAAGACGGAGAAATTCGACTGGGGAACCATTGAGGGTTACCCGATGACAAAGTACCAAGCGGATCTTCTCCTCCCTGAGCCAGCTTTGCTTCATTTGGGGGGAAGTCACTTCTGTTTTCTCACCCTCAAAGATCTCCCCGGAGACCCCATCAAAGTTCGCTGCTCCAAGTTTCGAGTTTCACACCAAGGTGGCTTCAAGGCTTCCATTGTATGCCGTGAAACTTTTATTATCCCTCACCCACTAACCGTCTACAGTAGCTGTGCCTTCGTCAT TGTGGAACTTAGATGA
- the LOC131316752 gene encoding uncharacterized protein LOC131316752 isoform X1: MQMNAADGGDWKEGLVVSGKRSKSDGKEGLVGFGKRCRSSRSSYDLQEELDKCPCLFGYPSSDGPVLYCFNLDEKSQSKRNFCRRCCADIFGEDKAAEDKPPELVGMRLLTSPPSNKSGLTPDCSMTVAVGGSVVYALGGSSEDSEKEGRWLYSNKVFYFDTNHPRKGWIQGPDMLNKRHGGKAVDVEGKIYVFGGVDYKNKDKKKARHPWAEFLDPKKNEWEPIPPPPKRFGMHKSDLCITPVLYGGGPRDGKKILLGCCSYIYHVNARCWEEFRPKRSLNFSSNLTAVGNFLYWTFRGIFYTFDMKTEKFDWGTIEGYPMTKYQADLLLPEPALLHLGGSHFCFLTLKDLPGDPIKVRCSKFRVSHQGGFKASIVCRETFIIPHPLTVYSSCAFVMDGKLGGFKKDEGSVFD, translated from the coding sequence ATGCAGATGAACGCAGCGGACGGCGGCGACTGGAAGGAAGGCTTAGTCGTATCGGGGAAAAGGTCTAAATCCGACGGTAAGGAAGGCTTAGTCGGATTTGGGAAAAGATGTAGATCATCTAGGTCAAGCTACGATTTGCAGGAGGAGCTCGACAAATGTCCTTGCCTTTTCGGGTATCCTTCTAGCGACGGTCCAGTGTTGTACTGTTTCAACTTGGACGAGAAGAGCCAGAGCAAGAGAAACTTCTGCCGACGGTGCTGCGCCGATATCTTCGGAGAAGACAAAGCGGCGGAGGACAAGCCGCCTGAGCTTGTCGGGATGCGGCTGCTCACTTCTCCTCCGTCCAACAAGTCGGGACTGACTCCGGACTGTTCTATGACCGTCGCTGTCGGCGGCTCGGTTGTCTACGCACTTGGTGGTTCCTCTGAAGACTCTGAGAAGGAAGGCCGATGGCTGTACTCCAACAAGGTCTTCTATTTCGACACTAATCATCCGCGGAAGGGATGGATTCAAGGCCCTGATATGCTCAACAAGAGACATGGCGGTAAAGCTGTGGATGTTGAAGGTAAGATCTATGTTTTTGGTGGGgttgattataaaaataaggataaaaagaaGGCTCGACACCCGTGGGCGGAGTTTCTCGACCCCAAGAAAAACGAATGGGAGCCTATACCTCCACCCCCGAAGCGCTTTGGTATGCACAAGAGCGATTTATGCATAACCCCCGTCCTTTACGGCGGCGGTCCTAGAGATGGAAAGAAGATCCTGCTGGGTTGCTGCAGCTATATCTACCATGTCAACGCCCGATGTTGGGAGGAATTCCGACCCAAACGTTCCCTTAACTTCAGTTCCAATCTAACTGCTGTCGGCAACTTCCTGTACTGGACATTTAGGGGGATTTTCTACACCTTCGATATGAAGACGGAGAAATTCGACTGGGGAACCATTGAGGGTTACCCGATGACAAAGTACCAAGCGGATCTTCTCCTCCCTGAGCCAGCTTTGCTTCATTTGGGGGGAAGTCACTTCTGTTTTCTCACCCTCAAAGATCTCCCCGGAGACCCCATCAAAGTTCGCTGCTCCAAGTTTCGAGTTTCACACCAAGGTGGCTTCAAGGCTTCCATTGTATGCCGTGAAACTTTTATTATCCCTCACCCACTAACCGTCTACAGTAGCTGTGCCTTCGTCAT